A stretch of the Streptomyces venezuelae genome encodes the following:
- the rpsF gene encoding 30S ribosomal protein S6, with protein sequence MRHYEVMVILDPDLEERAVSPLIENFLSVVREGNGKVEKVDTWGRRRLAYEIKKKPEGIYSVIDLQAEPAVVKELDRQMNLNESVLRTKVLRPETH encoded by the coding sequence ATGCGTCACTACGAGGTGATGGTCATCCTCGACCCCGATCTCGAGGAGCGCGCTGTCTCCCCGCTGATCGAGAACTTCCTCTCCGTCGTCCGTGAGGGCAACGGAAAGGTCGAGAAGGTCGACACCTGGGGCCGTCGTCGTCTCGCTTACGAGATCAAGAAGAAGCCCGAGGGCATCTACTCGGTCATCGACCTGCAGGCCGAGCCTGCGGTCGTCAAGGAGCTCGACCGCCAGATGAACCTGAACGAGTCGGTCCTCCGGACCAAGGTCCTCCGTCCCGAGACCCACTGA
- a CDS encoding lipid II:glycine glycyltransferase FemX, with product MSLSLRTISREQHLAYLQSLPSASHCQVPAWADVKNEWRSENLGWFDKSGELVGAALVLYRQLPKVKRYLAYLPEGPVINWYAPNLEEWLQPMLAHLKQQGAFTVKMGPPVVIRRWNSAAIKSGIQDPEVKRLRDVEPSHIEPRAFEVSDKLRRMGWQQGEDGGAGFGDVQPRYVFQVPLANRSLDDVLKGFNQLWRRNIKKAEKAGVEVVQGGYEDLPTWQHLYEITAERDKFRPRPLSYFQRQWTALNSEDPNRMRLYIAKHEGEPLAAATMLTVGQHVWYSYGASANHKREVRPSNAMQWRMLRDSYALGASVYDLRGISDTLDENDHLFGLIQFKVGTGGEAVEYVGEWDFPLNKLLHKALDIYMSRR from the coding sequence ATGAGCCTGTCCCTGAGGACCATCAGCCGAGAGCAGCATCTGGCTTATCTCCAGAGCCTGCCCTCGGCTAGTCACTGCCAGGTCCCGGCGTGGGCCGACGTGAAGAACGAGTGGCGGTCCGAGAACCTCGGTTGGTTCGACAAGTCCGGCGAACTCGTCGGCGCCGCCCTGGTGTTGTACCGCCAGCTGCCCAAGGTGAAGCGGTACCTGGCGTACCTGCCGGAGGGCCCCGTCATCAACTGGTACGCCCCCAATCTGGAGGAGTGGCTCCAGCCGATGCTGGCCCACCTCAAGCAGCAGGGTGCGTTCACCGTGAAGATGGGTCCGCCGGTGGTCATCCGCCGCTGGAACTCGGCCGCCATCAAGTCGGGCATCCAGGACCCGGAGGTCAAGCGCCTGCGCGATGTGGAGCCTTCGCACATCGAGCCCCGCGCCTTCGAGGTGTCGGACAAGCTGCGCCGGATGGGCTGGCAGCAGGGCGAGGACGGCGGCGCCGGATTCGGTGACGTCCAGCCGCGCTACGTGTTCCAGGTGCCGCTGGCCAACCGTTCGCTGGACGATGTCCTCAAGGGCTTCAACCAGCTGTGGCGCCGCAACATCAAGAAGGCCGAGAAGGCCGGCGTCGAGGTGGTCCAGGGCGGTTACGAGGACCTGCCCACCTGGCAGCACCTGTACGAGATCACGGCCGAGCGCGACAAGTTCCGCCCGCGCCCGCTCAGCTACTTCCAGCGCCAGTGGACGGCCCTCAACTCCGAGGACCCCAACCGGATGCGGCTGTACATCGCCAAGCACGAAGGGGAGCCGCTGGCCGCCGCCACGATGCTCACCGTCGGCCAGCACGTCTGGTACTCGTACGGTGCCTCGGCCAACCACAAGCGCGAGGTGCGCCCCTCGAACGCGATGCAGTGGCGGATGCTGCGGGATTCCTACGCCCTCGGCGCGAGCGTGTACGACCTGCGCGGTATCAGTGACACCCTGGACGAGAACGACCACCTGTTCGGTCTGATCCAGTTCAAGGTGGGTACCGGCGGCGAGGCCGTCGAGTACGTCGGCGAGTGGGACTTCCCGCTCAACAAGCTGCTGCACAAGGCGCTCGACATCTATATGTCGCGCCGCTGA
- a CDS encoding alanine racemase has translation MALTLYVDTARWRAHQKQVFDQFPGLIPVCKGNGYGFGHDRLAEEATRLGTDILAVGTTYEAAKIKDMFSGDLLVLTPFRRGEDPVPLPDRVIRSVSSVDGVRGLVGARVVIECMSSMKRHGVSEQDLGMLAGAIEDVRLEGFALHLPLDRPDGSDAVEEVIGWMDRLRAARLPLHTMFVSHLRAEEQTRLQQQFPQTRFRARIGTRLWLGDHEATEYKGSVLDVTRVAKGDRFGYRQQKAASDGWLVVVAGGTSHGVGLEAPKALHGVMPRAKGVARAGLATVNRNLSPFVWAGKQRWFAEPPHMQVSILFVPSDATEPKVGDELVAHLRHTTTQFDRSVDR, from the coding sequence ATGGCGCTCACGCTCTACGTCGACACCGCGCGCTGGCGTGCGCACCAGAAGCAGGTGTTCGACCAGTTCCCCGGGCTGATCCCGGTCTGCAAGGGCAATGGCTACGGGTTCGGCCACGACCGGCTCGCCGAGGAGGCGACCCGGCTGGGGACCGACATCCTGGCGGTCGGCACCACATACGAGGCCGCGAAGATCAAGGACATGTTCAGCGGCGACCTGCTGGTCCTGACCCCGTTCCGGCGGGGTGAGGACCCGGTGCCGCTGCCGGACCGGGTGATCCGCTCGGTGTCCTCGGTGGACGGGGTGCGCGGGCTGGTGGGTGCCCGGGTGGTCATCGAGTGCATGAGCTCGATGAAGCGCCACGGGGTGTCCGAGCAGGATCTCGGCATGCTGGCCGGGGCCATCGAGGACGTGCGGCTGGAGGGTTTCGCCCTGCACCTGCCCCTGGACCGGCCGGACGGCTCGGACGCCGTCGAGGAGGTCATCGGCTGGATGGACCGGCTGCGGGCCGCCCGGCTGCCGCTGCACACGATGTTCGTGAGCCACCTGCGGGCGGAGGAGCAGACCCGGCTCCAGCAGCAGTTCCCGCAGACCCGCTTCCGGGCCCGGATCGGGACCCGGCTGTGGCTGGGCGACCACGAGGCGACCGAGTACAAGGGGTCGGTCCTGGACGTCACCCGGGTGGCCAAGGGAGACCGGTTCGGCTACCGGCAGCAGAAGGCCGCCTCGGACGGCTGGCTGGTCGTCGTCGCCGGCGGCACCTCGCACGGGGTGGGCCTGGAGGCCCCGAAGGCGCTGCACGGGGTGATGCCGCGGGCCAAGGGCGTGGCCCGGGCGGGTCTCGCCACCGTCAACCGGAACCTTTCGCCGTTCGTGTGGGCGGGCAAGCAGCGCTGGTTCGCCGAACCGCCGCACATGCAGGTGTCGATCCTGTTCGTGCCGTCGGACGCGACGGAGCCGAAGGTGGGCGACGAGCTGGTCGCGCACCTTCGGCACACGACCACTCAGTTCGACCGTTCGGTCGACCGCTGA
- a CDS encoding glycosyltransferase family 87 protein, producing MTKVHEDHPVPPTREDEVAAAGSQIIGGPLGRHALFGGHWLTPVRVVVLVALGMFALGMVQKLPCYNWAWFKGASSQYTHACYSDIPHLYVVRGFADNLTPYFDRLPGDMQYLEYPVLTGLFMEIASWLTPGSGSMQHREQIYWMVNAGMLMACTAVIAVCVARTHRRRPWDALLFALAPAFALTATINWDLLALALTAAAMLMWSRGRALAFGILIGLATAAKLYPVLLLGPLFVLCWRAGKWRAFGTAALGAAGSWLLVNLPVMIWAWEGWTKFYTFSQERPIDFGSVWLLISQRSGNPLEGANTFATALTLLLCAGIGLLALTAPRRPRFAQLAFLVVAAFILTNKVYSPQYVLWLIPLAALARPRWRDILIWQAGEVMYFLGIWMYLAYTTSNDKHQGLPLEGYQLAIAAHLLATLYLCAMVVRDILRPERDPVRRDGSDDPSGGILDGAPDVFVLRDAARAPQQAAPSEGQRVEWGQRSTERSN from the coding sequence ATGACCAAGGTGCACGAGGACCACCCCGTACCACCCACCCGGGAGGACGAGGTCGCCGCCGCAGGCAGCCAGATCATCGGCGGCCCGCTCGGCCGCCACGCCCTGTTCGGCGGCCACTGGCTGACCCCGGTCCGGGTCGTGGTCCTCGTCGCCCTCGGCATGTTCGCCCTGGGCATGGTGCAGAAACTGCCCTGCTACAACTGGGCGTGGTTCAAGGGCGCGAGCTCCCAGTACACCCACGCCTGCTACTCCGACATCCCGCACCTGTACGTGGTACGCGGCTTCGCCGACAACCTCACCCCGTACTTCGACCGGCTCCCCGGCGACATGCAGTACCTCGAGTACCCCGTACTCACCGGACTGTTCATGGAGATCGCCTCCTGGCTGACCCCCGGCAGCGGCTCCATGCAGCACCGCGAGCAGATCTACTGGATGGTCAACGCCGGCATGCTGATGGCCTGCACGGCCGTCATCGCCGTCTGTGTCGCCCGCACCCACCGCCGTCGGCCCTGGGACGCCCTGCTCTTCGCCCTCGCACCGGCCTTCGCGCTCACCGCAACCATCAACTGGGACCTGCTGGCCCTCGCCCTGACCGCCGCCGCGATGCTCATGTGGTCCCGCGGCCGGGCGCTGGCCTTCGGCATCCTCATCGGCCTGGCCACCGCCGCCAAGCTCTACCCCGTCCTGCTGCTCGGCCCGCTCTTCGTGCTGTGCTGGCGGGCCGGGAAGTGGCGGGCCTTCGGGACCGCGGCCCTCGGCGCTGCGGGCTCCTGGCTGCTGGTCAACCTGCCCGTGATGATCTGGGCCTGGGAGGGCTGGACGAAATTCTACACCTTCAGCCAGGAACGCCCCATCGACTTCGGCTCCGTCTGGCTGCTGATCTCACAGCGCTCCGGGAACCCCCTGGAAGGCGCCAACACCTTCGCCACCGCGCTCACCCTGCTGCTCTGCGCGGGCATCGGCCTGCTGGCCCTGACCGCGCCCCGCCGACCGCGGTTCGCACAGCTCGCCTTCCTGGTCGTCGCCGCCTTCATCCTGACCAACAAGGTCTACTCGCCGCAGTACGTGCTGTGGCTGATCCCGCTGGCGGCACTGGCCCGCCCGCGCTGGCGCGACATCCTGATCTGGCAGGCCGGTGAGGTCATGTACTTCCTCGGCATCTGGATGTACCTCGCGTACACCACCAGCAACGACAAGCACCAGGGCCTGCCCCTGGAGGGCTACCAGCTGGCGATCGCCGCCCACCTGCTGGCCACCCTCTACCTGTGCGCGATGGTCGTACGCGACATCCTGCGGCCCGAACGGGACCCGGTACGCCGGGACGGCTCGGACGACCCCTCGGGCGGGATCCTCGACGGCGCCCCGGACGTGTTCGTCCTCAGAGACGCCGCGAGGGCGCCGCAGCAGGCGGCGCCCTCGGAGGGACAGCGGGTCGAGTGGGGTCAGCGGTCGACCGAACGGTCGAACTGA
- a CDS encoding transglycosylase domain-containing protein, which yields MSEHRRKPPQPQGGGRAASRRAGQRGTGRSAMPGRDVPTTSHSGPYGGQTAHGSRAEARRAAQRGSGRGRPDKRFINYPRSDKHGWQRFMPSWKLVGGTALGFFAIVTAGAGIGIAMVGTPDPHKAAKAQNNVYYWADGSQMAATGGTTNRQIVTIDKIPKSMRNAVIAAENASFETDKGVDPMGVGRAVYNMATGGSTQGGSTITQQYVKNTFLSSEQTLKRKVTELFISIKLGVTEEKDVVLAGYLNTAYYGRDAYGIQAASRAYFGKDCNHLTPSESAFLAQVLKGPNLYNPDGGIGSAATPEANADRAAKRWAWVLDREVEVGRMTPQERDQHKAAGFPKLIDSEQARSLTGQTGYLVETAKQYVMKTKNLTVEQMAKGGYRIYTTFQKPRVDALTKAVDDTRKDFLDPKKRPAHDTNVQFGAASVDVKTGAIVALYGGPGWDQKYFNNNANTTGVPVGSTWKPYVLAAAMEYGTQNSDGEGLSVDSKYPANDLTVINNRAGKPLRDASGKPFRQKNESSFPYGYVTLNESMEKSINVPFAQLVFDVGHDKVRKVAQATGILKESMNPNNDASFALGTSTPSAIRMADSYATFAASGTHREPFSVTKVVQNGEELAGFEAPKAERAMDNAVADNVTKVLENVVENGTGTKAKKLGRPAAGKTGTTDKNKSAWFVGYTPELSTAVTLFRTDPNAKVKTLESMNGTGGVDSIHGGDIPAVIWTDYMKAALKGLPIKKFPEAEDIGVTADSAGAPSPSPSPSPSPSPSESKKQEVSPSPSPSPSKGGKPSCKPWQWDCNSDAGTTTGIDNGGMSDGGANGGPGGISPSPSKSGKPGRPGGTTSGSTSGTTSGTTSGSGSTDGSTIWGPSGEDTG from the coding sequence ATGAGCGAGCACCGCCGCAAACCGCCGCAGCCTCAGGGCGGCGGCCGAGCAGCGTCCCGCCGGGCCGGCCAGCGCGGCACCGGCCGCAGCGCCATGCCCGGACGCGATGTCCCCACCACCTCGCACAGCGGCCCGTACGGCGGTCAGACCGCCCACGGCAGCCGTGCCGAGGCCCGTCGGGCCGCCCAGCGCGGCTCCGGCCGCGGCCGGCCGGACAAGCGGTTCATCAATTACCCGCGGTCCGACAAGCACGGCTGGCAGCGCTTCATGCCGTCCTGGAAGCTGGTCGGCGGGACCGCTCTGGGGTTCTTCGCGATCGTGACGGCGGGCGCCGGCATCGGTATCGCCATGGTCGGCACCCCCGACCCCCACAAGGCGGCCAAGGCCCAGAACAACGTCTACTACTGGGCTGACGGCTCCCAGATGGCGGCCACCGGTGGCACCACCAACCGGCAGATCGTCACCATCGACAAGATCCCGAAGTCGATGCGGAACGCGGTGATCGCAGCCGAGAACGCGTCCTTCGAGACCGACAAGGGCGTGGACCCCATGGGCGTGGGCCGCGCCGTCTACAACATGGCCACCGGCGGCTCCACCCAGGGTGGCTCGACGATCACCCAGCAGTACGTCAAGAACACCTTCCTCAGCTCCGAGCAGACCCTCAAGCGGAAGGTCACCGAGCTCTTCATCTCGATAAAGCTCGGTGTCACCGAGGAGAAGGACGTCGTCCTCGCGGGCTACCTGAACACCGCCTACTACGGACGCGACGCCTACGGCATCCAGGCTGCCTCCCGGGCCTACTTCGGCAAGGACTGCAACCACCTCACGCCCTCCGAGAGCGCCTTCCTCGCCCAGGTCCTCAAGGGTCCCAACCTCTACAACCCGGACGGCGGCATCGGCAGCGCCGCCACCCCGGAGGCCAACGCCGACCGGGCCGCGAAGCGCTGGGCCTGGGTGCTCGACCGCGAGGTCGAGGTCGGCCGGATGACCCCGCAGGAACGCGACCAGCACAAGGCCGCAGGTTTCCCCAAGCTCATCGACTCCGAGCAGGCCCGCTCGCTCACCGGCCAGACCGGCTACCTGGTCGAGACGGCCAAGCAGTACGTGATGAAGACCAAGAACCTCACGGTCGAGCAGATGGCCAAGGGCGGCTACCGGATCTACACCACCTTCCAGAAGCCCCGGGTGGACGCGCTGACCAAGGCGGTCGACGACACCCGCAAGGACTTCCTCGACCCGAAGAAGCGGCCCGCCCACGACACCAATGTGCAGTTCGGCGCCGCCTCCGTCGATGTGAAGACCGGCGCCATCGTCGCCCTGTACGGCGGTCCGGGCTGGGACCAGAAGTACTTCAACAACAACGCCAACACCACCGGTGTCCCGGTCGGCTCCACCTGGAAGCCGTACGTGCTGGCCGCAGCCATGGAGTACGGCACCCAGAACTCCGACGGCGAGGGCCTCTCCGTCGACAGCAAGTACCCGGCCAACGACCTCACCGTGATCAACAACCGGGCGGGCAAGCCGCTGCGCGACGCCTCCGGCAAGCCGTTCCGGCAGAAGAACGAGAGCTCCTTCCCCTACGGCTACGTGACCCTGAACGAGTCGATGGAGAAGTCCATCAACGTGCCGTTCGCCCAGCTCGTCTTCGACGTCGGCCACGACAAGGTGCGCAAGGTGGCCCAGGCCACCGGCATCCTCAAGGAGTCGATGAACCCCAACAACGACGCCTCGTTCGCCCTGGGCACCTCCACCCCCAGCGCCATCCGGATGGCCGACTCCTACGCCACCTTCGCCGCCTCGGGTACCCACCGCGAGCCGTTCTCCGTCACCAAGGTGGTCCAGAACGGCGAGGAGCTGGCCGGCTTCGAGGCACCCAAGGCGGAGCGGGCGATGGACAACGCCGTCGCCGACAACGTCACCAAGGTCCTCGAGAACGTCGTCGAGAACGGAACCGGCACCAAGGCCAAGAAGCTCGGCCGGCCGGCCGCCGGCAAGACCGGAACCACCGACAAGAACAAGTCGGCCTGGTTCGTCGGCTACACCCCGGAACTCTCCACCGCGGTCACCCTCTTCCGGACCGACCCCAACGCCAAGGTCAAGACCCTCGAGTCGATGAACGGCACCGGTGGCGTCGACTCCATCCACGGTGGCGACATCCCCGCCGTGATCTGGACCGACTACATGAAGGCCGCGCTGAAGGGCCTTCCGATCAAGAAGTTCCCCGAGGCCGAGGACATCGGCGTCACCGCCGACTCGGCCGGCGCGCCGTCCCCCAGCCCGAGCCCGTCGCCCTCCCCCTCCCCTTCGGAATCGAAGAAGCAGGAGGTCAGCCCCTCCCCCTCGCCGAGCCCGTCGAAGGGCGGCAAGCCCTCCTGCAAGCCGTGGCAGTGGGACTGCAACTCCGATGCAGGCACCACCACCGGCATCGACAACGGAGGGATGAGCGACGGCGGAGCCAACGGCGGCCCCGGTGGCATCAGCCCCTCCCCGAGCAAGTCCGGCAAGCCGGGCCGCCCGGGTGGCACCACCAGCGGATCGACCAGCGGAACCACCAGTGGTACCACCAGCGGTTCCGGCTCAACGGACGGCAGCACCATCTGGGGACCCTCCGGTGAGGACACCGGCTGA
- a CDS encoding PadR family transcriptional regulator, producing MSRRSGILEFAVLGLLRESPMHGYELRKRLNTSLGVFRAFSYGTLYPCLKTLVANGWLIEEPGNAPEDALAASLAGRRAKIVYRLTAAGKEHFEELLSHTGPETWEDESFAARFAFFGQTEREVRMRVLEGRRSRLEERLEKMRASLARTRERVDDYTLELQRHGMESVEREVRWLNELIESERAGRDQRRPGPSDETEK from the coding sequence ATGAGTCGACGCTCGGGCATCCTCGAGTTCGCCGTCCTCGGCCTGCTCCGCGAATCCCCCATGCACGGGTATGAACTGCGCAAGCGGCTCAACACCTCGCTGGGGGTCTTCCGGGCATTCAGCTACGGGACGCTCTACCCCTGCCTCAAGACGCTGGTCGCCAACGGCTGGTTGATCGAAGAACCGGGCAATGCTCCGGAGGACGCCCTTGCCGCTTCACTCGCAGGGCGGCGGGCCAAGATCGTCTACCGGTTGACGGCGGCAGGCAAGGAACACTTCGAGGAGCTCCTTTCCCACACCGGGCCGGAGACCTGGGAGGACGAGTCCTTCGCCGCCCGCTTCGCCTTCTTCGGCCAGACCGAGCGGGAGGTGCGGATGCGGGTCCTGGAGGGCCGCCGCAGCCGGCTGGAGGAGCGCCTCGAGAAGATGCGCGCCTCGCTCGCCCGCACCCGGGAACGCGTCGACGACTACACGCTGGAGCTGCAACGGCACGGCATGGAGTCCGTCGAGCGCGAAGTCCGCTGGCTGAACGAGCTGATTGAGAGTGAGCGGGCGGGACGGGACCAGAGACGTCCCGGTCCGTCCGACGAAACCGAAAAATGA
- a CDS encoding inositol-3-phosphate synthase: MGSVRVAIVGVGNCAASLVQGVEYYKDADPATKVPGLMHVQFGDYHVRDVEFVAAFDVDAKKVGLDLSDAIGASENNTIKICDVPRKGVTVQRGHTYDGLGKYYRMTIEESSEAPVDVVQVLKDKQVDVLVCYLPVGSEDAAKFYAQCAIDAKVAFVNALPVFIAGTKEWADKFTEAGVPIVGDDIKSQVGATITHRVMAKLFEDRGVRLERTMQLNVGGNMDFKNMLERDRLESKKISKTQAVTSQIPDRELGEKNVHIGPSDYVAWLDDRKWAYVRLEGRAFGDVPLNLEYKLEVWDSPNSAGVIIDALRAAKIAKDRGIGGPILSASSYFMKSPPVQYFDDEALANVEKFIKGEVER; this comes from the coding sequence ATGGGTTCGGTTCGCGTAGCCATCGTCGGCGTGGGCAACTGCGCCGCCTCGCTGGTGCAGGGCGTCGAGTACTACAAGGACGCCGACCCGGCCACCAAGGTCCCGGGTCTGATGCACGTGCAGTTCGGCGACTACCACGTGCGTGACGTCGAGTTCGTCGCGGCCTTCGATGTCGACGCGAAGAAGGTCGGCCTCGACCTCTCGGACGCCATCGGCGCCAGCGAGAACAACACCATCAAGATCTGCGACGTCCCGCGCAAGGGCGTGACCGTGCAGCGCGGCCACACCTACGACGGCCTGGGCAAGTACTACCGGATGACCATCGAGGAGTCCTCCGAGGCCCCGGTCGACGTGGTCCAGGTCCTGAAGGACAAGCAGGTCGACGTTCTGGTCTGCTACCTGCCCGTCGGTTCCGAGGACGCCGCGAAGTTCTACGCGCAGTGCGCCATCGACGCCAAGGTCGCGTTCGTCAACGCCCTCCCGGTCTTCATCGCCGGCACCAAGGAGTGGGCGGACAAGTTCACCGAGGCCGGTGTCCCGATCGTCGGCGACGACATCAAGTCCCAGGTCGGCGCAACCATCACGCACCGCGTGATGGCCAAGCTGTTCGAGGACCGCGGTGTCCGTCTTGAGCGCACCATGCAGCTCAACGTCGGCGGCAACATGGACTTCAAGAACATGCTGGAGCGCGACCGCCTGGAGTCGAAGAAGATCTCCAAGACCCAGGCCGTCACATCGCAGATCCCCGACCGTGAGCTCGGCGAGAAGAACGTCCACATCGGCCCGTCCGACTACGTCGCGTGGCTCGACGACCGCAAGTGGGCCTACGTCCGCCTCGAGGGCCGCGCCTTCGGTGACGTTCCGCTGAACCTGGAGTACAAGCTCGAGGTCTGGGACTCCCCGAACTCCGCGGGTGTCATCATCGACGCCCTGCGCGCCGCGAAGATCGCCAAGGACCGCGGCATCGGCGGCCCGATCCTCTCGGCGTCCAGCTACTTCATGAAGTCCCCGCCGGTCCAGTACTTCGACGACGAGGCCCTGGCCAACGTCGAGAAGTTCATCAAGGGCGAGGTCGAGCGCTAA